A region of the Bacteroidota bacterium genome:
TCATGCTTTGTGATTCTTACTGTCTTAGAGCCTTCGTGGCTAATTATCAATATCTTGCCACAAAGACACCAAGGCACAAAGTTACACAAAGATTTTGGTGTCATTTCTTTTTTCTCATTGTTAATTACTACAATGTTGATTATTAATTTATTGTATTTTACAAGTCAGGAAATCTGAATATTTGTTTTTCAACGATTCGATTTATCATGGTAACCAATTTTCTGTAAATACGGGCACTGCGGTGTCCGTATTTGCATGAATACGGGTAGCGAAAGTAACAATTTTAATTAAAAAACACAATTATATTAATGTTTTTTTTGAAAAGCTGAATTAACAAAAATAAAACTGTCTGAATTTATTCGAAGACTTGAGTTTTTGGTTCTTTTTTTTGTCAAGAAAAAAGAACAAGAAAAAGATACTTCACTGTTTACAATTATTCCGTTATTTTTGCAATAAATATATTTATTAAAATTTTTAATTATGACTAGAAATATCCTATTAAGATCAATAGTCTTAGGTCTTATTCTTCTTATAACTCTTAATGTTTCAGCTCAAAATAAATATTGGGTTTTTCTTTCCGATAAAAACAATGTGGAATTTAATCCTTACGAATACTTTGACCAAAAAGCAATAGAGCGAAGAATTGACCAAGGATTACCAATTTATGATATTACAGATATGCCTTTAAACAAAGGCTACGTAACACAAATTGAAGAGATTGCAAATGATGTTAATTTTCAAAGTAGATGGTTTAATGCACTCTCTATTGTTATTTCAACAGAAGAGCAGAAAAATGAAATTCTCAAACTACCTTTTGTCAAAAAAATCACAAAATCAGAAACTTATTCTTTGATTTTTGCCACTTATTCAAACGAAATAGATGATGAGGTTGATAAAGATAAGGAAATGATGCATATGAAACAAACCGAAAGAATGGGAGGGAAATTATTTGAGAAGAATAATATCAGAGGAAAAGGAATTCGAATAGCAGTATTTGACGGTGGTTTTCCTCAGGTTGACGAACATCCTGCATTTGAACATTTAAGAGAAAATAAACAAATCATAAAAACTTATGATTTTACCAAAAAGGAAGAAAATGTTTATCATGGACATAAGCATGGAAGAATGACACTTGCTTGCATTGGAGGTATTTACAAAGGTGTGAAAATAGGACTTGCTACTGAAGCGGAATATTTACTTGCCAGGACAGAAATTAATACAGAACCATTTTCAGAAGAAGAAAACTGGCTTGCAGCAGCAGAATGGGCAGATAAAAACGGAGCAAATATTATTAGTAGCTCCCTTGGTTATGGGAAAAATAGGTATTTCACAAGC
Encoded here:
- a CDS encoding S8 family serine peptidase, producing the protein MTRNILLRSIVLGLILLITLNVSAQNKYWVFLSDKNNVEFNPYEYFDQKAIERRIDQGLPIYDITDMPLNKGYVTQIEEIANDVNFQSRWFNALSIVISTEEQKNEILKLPFVKKITKSETYSLIFATYSNEIDDEVDKDKEMMHMKQTERMGGKLFEKNNIRGKGIRIAVFDGGFPQVDEHPAFEHLRENKQIIKTYDFTKKEENVYHGHKHGRMTLACIGGIYKGVKIGLATEAEYLLARTEINTEPFSEEENWLAAAEWADKNGANIISSSLGYGKNRYFTSNMNGKNSLVVKAANMAARKGILVVNSAGNEATKSWKAIITPADGDSVLTVGGIDPKTDYHISFSSYGPTADKRLKPNVSAYGHVVTAGKEELTTVDGTSFSCPLTAGFAACAWQTKKDFSNMELFKEIEKSGHLFPYFDYAHGYGIPQAKHFVSKIDNPPKQTFEFKKDEESLKVIVLPNVVNQTEWLVANTLLFYQIIDTEGMIKKYFVVKVEQNEALELKLKDFSPNEKIKVHFRGYTKSITF